A single genomic interval of Mucilaginibacter boryungensis harbors:
- a CDS encoding CDP-alcohol phosphatidyltransferase family protein gives MRKRVKKHLPNAITCANLFSGCVGIVFAFSDNLIFAAYCIFLAAIFDFFDGFASRVLQSFSGIGKDLDSLADMVSFGFLPSAILYELLLKSPAIPSIGNYIPFLAFAIAVFSALRLAKFNTDTRQAEIFIGLPTPANAILIASLPFITDQYPLFSHYILNQYTLVAIDVVMCALLVAELPLMSLKFKNLDSRRNLYRYILLLISAILILFFKFAAVPVVIFIYITLSIIQLKFDNDKVPG, from the coding sequence ATGAGGAAGCGAGTAAAAAAACACTTACCCAATGCCATTACCTGTGCTAATTTGTTCAGCGGCTGTGTGGGTATTGTATTTGCTTTTAGCGATAACCTGATCTTTGCTGCCTACTGTATCTTCCTGGCCGCCATCTTCGATTTTTTTGATGGTTTTGCTTCACGCGTATTACAATCATTCTCCGGCATAGGTAAAGACCTGGATTCACTGGCCGATATGGTGAGCTTTGGCTTCCTTCCATCAGCAATTTTGTACGAATTACTTTTAAAGTCGCCGGCTATACCAAGTATTGGGAATTATATACCCTTTTTAGCATTCGCTATCGCGGTATTCTCGGCCTTACGTTTAGCTAAGTTTAATACTGATACCCGCCAGGCTGAAATATTTATCGGGTTGCCAACGCCCGCAAATGCTATACTTATAGCCTCGTTACCTTTCATAACAGATCAATACCCATTGTTTAGCCATTACATACTAAACCAGTACACCCTGGTGGCTATAGATGTGGTAATGTGCGCGCTGCTGGTAGCCGAGTTGCCGCTAATGTCGCTGAAATTCAAAAACTTGGATTCAAGACGTAATTTATATCGCTATATATTGCTGCTTATCTCGGCTATATTGATTCTATTTTTTAAATTTGCTGCCGTTCCGGTAGTGATATTTATATATATCACCCTATCTATCATTCAACTAAAATTCGACAATGACAAAGTTCCAGGCTGA
- the purS gene encoding phosphoribosylformylglycinamidine synthase subunit PurS: MTKFQAEIDVMPKKEILDPQGKAVTGSMKNLGLEEIHNIRIGKHISLEIEAENEDLARQKVDQACKSLLANLIMESYSFSLRTV; the protein is encoded by the coding sequence ATGACAAAGTTCCAGGCTGAAATTGATGTAATGCCCAAAAAAGAAATTCTTGATCCACAAGGAAAAGCCGTTACCGGCAGCATGAAAAACCTTGGTTTGGAAGAAATTCATAACATCCGCATAGGCAAACATATTTCGCTTGAGATTGAGGCCGAAAACGAAGATTTAGCCCGCCAAAAAGTGGATCAGGCATGTAAAAGCTTATTAGCTAACCTTATTATGGAAAGCTATAGCTTTAGTTTACGAACCGTTTAG
- a CDS encoding Hpt domain-containing protein gives MSDNQDFDLSFLYEIADGSNEFIVDSIDLFLQQTPELLTTITNAIAAGDWATAGGASHKLKPNLGFFGMGDCQAAMQDVELACKAGGQDINMINTKFAWIKSVVSNNLVKLAKIKADTEALL, from the coding sequence ATGTCAGATAACCAGGATTTTGACCTTTCATTCCTTTATGAAATTGCCGATGGCAGCAATGAGTTCATTGTTGATTCCATCGACTTATTTTTGCAGCAAACCCCCGAACTGTTAACAACCATTACCAATGCCATAGCAGCCGGCGACTGGGCAACAGCGGGAGGGGCTTCACACAAGTTAAAGCCTAACCTGGGTTTTTTTGGTATGGGCGATTGCCAGGCCGCTATGCAGGATGTAGAATTAGCCTGTAAGGCAGGTGGTCAGGATATTAATATGATCAATACAAAATTTGCCTGGATAAAATCGGTAGTAAGCAACAACCTGGTAAAATTAGCCAAGATTAAAGCTGATACTGAAGCACTATTGTAA
- the folK gene encoding 2-amino-4-hydroxy-6-hydroxymethyldihydropteridine diphosphokinase, translated as MFKVFLLVGTNLGDRHDYLQRAIGQIGQLIGPIITLSSVYETQAWGKTDQPDYLNQVVIAQTNLQPHEVLKRILQIELDLGRKREEKWGARTIDIDILFYDEIVLNDPDLIIPHPQLQNRRFTLEPLAEVAPELIHPVLKQNMLYLKNNLQDCLIVKKL; from the coding sequence ATGTTTAAGGTTTTTTTGCTGGTAGGTACCAATTTAGGAGACAGGCATGACTATTTGCAGCGCGCAATTGGGCAGATAGGCCAGTTGATAGGGCCTATTATTACACTATCCTCTGTGTACGAGACACAGGCCTGGGGTAAAACCGACCAGCCCGATTACCTGAACCAGGTAGTAATAGCGCAAACCAATTTGCAACCACATGAAGTATTAAAACGTATATTGCAGATTGAATTGGACCTGGGGCGCAAACGCGAGGAAAAATGGGGTGCGCGGACAATAGATATTGATATATTATTTTACGATGAGATTGTTTTGAACGATCCCGATCTTATTATTCCGCATCCGCAACTGCAAAACCGCCGGTTTACCTTAGAGCCATTAGCTGAAGTAGCCCCGGAATTGATCCATCCCGTATTGAAACAAAATATGTTGTATCTTAAAAATAACTTACAGGATTGCTTGATTGTGAAAAAATTATAA
- the sppA gene encoding signal peptide peptidase SppA: MKQFFKFVLATIVGLVFTTIILVLILVGIIASAGSDKTVDVDSNSILRIALTSPIAERTPSNPLAGLGFLGLDGEKAIGLNDILANIKKAKTDDNIKGIFIDESYMLSGQATTEEIRNALIDFKKSGKFIIAYSEVYTQGAYYLASVADKVYINPKGIFEFSGFSQQITFLKGAMDKLGIEAQVIKVGTYKSAVEPYILNKMSDANREQVTSYLGSLYDHFLTGIGSARKINKDSLFTIANNLRIQFPEDALKYKLVDGLKYKDEVINELKDRTSTKKKDDLHSVDIAEYTKTDVKADDDDKTSKNQIAIIYASGEINGGEGNDNTIGSERVSKALRKARLDNKVKAVVLRVNSPGGSSLASDVIWREVKLTHDAKPIIVSMGDYAASGGYYISCAADSIIAEPNTVTGSIGIFAILPNMQKLFNDKLGVTFDGVKTGKYADLGDVSRPLTPEERAILQNQVNRGYDDFTKHVADGRHKTQAYINSIGQGRVWTGAQAIKLGLVDRLGNINDAVASAAKKAKITDYKLVAYPDQKSIFNKFSAGLTAEVKTRMLKSELGENYNTYQQIKSITQMMRTPQARMPYDVVIK; encoded by the coding sequence ATGAAACAATTTTTCAAATTTGTACTGGCTACCATTGTAGGTTTAGTTTTCACCACCATCATTTTAGTACTTATTTTAGTAGGAATAATAGCATCGGCAGGCAGCGATAAAACAGTTGATGTAGATTCGAATTCAATTTTACGCATAGCACTTACCTCTCCTATTGCCGAACGTACCCCCAGCAACCCATTGGCAGGATTAGGTTTTTTAGGTTTGGATGGCGAAAAGGCCATAGGCTTGAACGATATATTGGCCAACATTAAAAAAGCCAAAACCGACGATAACATTAAAGGCATTTTTATTGATGAAAGCTACATGCTATCCGGTCAGGCCACTACCGAGGAGATCCGTAACGCGCTGATAGATTTTAAAAAGTCGGGCAAGTTCATTATCGCTTACTCCGAAGTTTATACTCAGGGTGCTTATTACTTAGCATCCGTAGCGGACAAAGTTTACATTAACCCAAAAGGGATATTTGAATTTAGCGGCTTCAGTCAGCAAATCACCTTCCTGAAAGGTGCCATGGATAAATTGGGTATTGAAGCCCAGGTAATTAAAGTAGGCACGTATAAAAGCGCTGTTGAGCCATACATCTTAAATAAGATGAGTGATGCCAACCGTGAGCAGGTGACCAGTTACCTTGGTTCATTATACGATCATTTTCTTACAGGAATTGGTAGCGCGCGCAAGATCAACAAAGACTCGTTGTTCACTATCGCCAATAATTTACGCATCCAATTTCCTGAAGATGCGTTGAAGTACAAGTTGGTTGATGGCCTGAAATATAAAGACGAGGTAATTAACGAATTAAAAGACCGCACATCAACTAAGAAAAAAGACGATTTGCACAGCGTGGACATTGCCGAGTATACCAAAACCGACGTAAAAGCTGACGATGATGATAAAACATCTAAAAATCAGATAGCTATCATCTACGCATCAGGTGAAATAAATGGTGGCGAGGGCAATGATAATACCATCGGTTCTGAAAGGGTATCAAAAGCATTACGCAAAGCACGTTTAGATAATAAAGTTAAAGCGGTGGTACTGCGTGTTAACTCGCCCGGTGGCAGTTCGCTGGCGTCGGATGTGATTTGGCGCGAAGTAAAACTAACCCATGATGCAAAACCGATCATTGTTTCTATGGGCGATTACGCAGCATCGGGCGGTTACTATATCTCCTGCGCGGCCGATTCTATTATTGCTGAACCTAATACGGTTACCGGTTCCATCGGCATATTCGCGATACTGCCAAACATGCAAAAACTATTTAACGATAAATTAGGTGTTACGTTTGACGGCGTAAAAACCGGAAAATATGCCGATTTAGGTGATGTCAGCCGTCCCCTTACCCCCGAGGAACGCGCTATACTGCAAAACCAGGTAAACCGTGGCTACGATGATTTCACCAAACATGTAGCCGACGGCCGCCATAAAACCCAGGCTTATATTAACAGCATTGGCCAGGGCCGTGTTTGGACAGGCGCGCAAGCTATTAAATTAGGCTTAGTTGACCGCCTGGGTAATATTAATGATGCCGTAGCATCGGCAGCTAAAAAGGCAAAAATTACAGACTATAAACTGGTAGCCTACCCCGATCAGAAAAGCATATTCAACAAATTTAGCGCCGGGTTAACTGCCGAGGTTAAAACCCGCATGCTAAAATCAGAATTGGGTGAAAATTATAATACCTATCAGCAAATAAAATCCATCACCCAAATGATGCGCACGCCGCAGGCACGCATGCCCTATGATGTGGTGATAAAGTAA
- the tnpA gene encoding IS200/IS605 family transposase: MPNTYTQIHIQFVFAVKYRDAIIADLWKERLHQYITGIIQNNGHKLLQINSMPDHIHIFIGMRPDQSISSLVQNVKTESSKWIKEQKFCNSRFAWQEGYGAFSYAKSQVPAVIKYIQNQEQHHKKETFLDEYRKFLSAFDIVWDEQYIFKDLE; this comes from the coding sequence ATGCCAAACACTTATACCCAAATCCATATCCAATTTGTATTCGCTGTAAAATACCGCGATGCAATTATCGCTGACTTATGGAAAGAGAGACTGCATCAATATATAACAGGCATTATACAAAATAACGGGCATAAATTACTCCAGATTAATAGCATGCCCGATCATATCCACATATTTATTGGCATGCGGCCCGATCAATCAATATCATCATTGGTGCAAAATGTGAAAACAGAGAGTAGCAAATGGATAAAAGAGCAAAAATTTTGTAACAGCAGATTTGCGTGGCAAGAAGGATATGGCGCGTTCTCCTACGCTAAAAGCCAAGTGCCTGCTGTTATTAAATATATTCAAAACCAGGAACAACACCACAAAAAGGAAACATTTTTGGATGAGTACAGAAAGTTTCTATCAGCATTTGATATCGTATGGGATGAACAGTACATATTTAAGGATTTAGAATAA
- a CDS encoding DNA polymerase/3'-5' exonuclease PolX, giving the protein MENKPIARTFRLLSQLMELHEVNPFKIKSIANAAFKIDKLPFPIAGKSVAEMEKIDGIGKSTAAKVAELLETGTMTELQELLAATPDGIVEMLGIKGIGPKKIATIWHDLKIENIGELYYACNENRLIEAKGFGLKTQEEIRKVIEYRMASNGKFLYAQVEPDAERLIQLLKDTLPGALIEFGGEYRRRCEIITELIIVVGSRDKDILEETLMTQDIIKNIKPNHDHLEGELESGLIVDLICCAKVDFHMTLFNNTGTDKHVETVLARTTTIVDIPEHEQMIYQKAGLQYMPPELREDDRFIDLAHHNKLPELITIYDLKGTLHNHSTWSDGVNTLEQMALYCRDEMKLEYLGICDHSKSAFYAKGMSIESVLQQHEEIDHLNKKLTGFHIFKGIESDILNDGSLDYPDEILQRFDFIVASVHSNLKMSEEKATARLIKAIENPYTTMLGHPTGRLLLSRTGYAIDYKKVIDACAANDVAIEINANPLRLDLDWRWQQYALEQGVWLSINPDAHRNEGFHDMKYGVFAGRKGGLSKDRCVNALTLNEITRFFKDKKPKK; this is encoded by the coding sequence ATGGAGAATAAACCCATCGCCCGCACCTTTCGCCTTTTGTCGCAACTGATGGAATTGCACGAGGTAAACCCGTTCAAAATAAAATCGATAGCTAATGCCGCTTTTAAAATAGATAAGCTGCCCTTCCCTATTGCAGGCAAAAGTGTGGCTGAAATGGAAAAGATAGACGGCATTGGCAAAAGCACTGCCGCCAAAGTAGCCGAACTGCTGGAAACCGGCACCATGACCGAACTGCAGGAATTGCTTGCCGCCACCCCTGATGGTATAGTAGAAATGCTGGGTATTAAAGGTATTGGCCCTAAAAAGATCGCTACCATTTGGCACGACCTTAAAATTGAGAACATAGGCGAGCTTTACTATGCCTGTAACGAGAACCGCCTGATTGAAGCCAAAGGCTTTGGGCTAAAAACCCAGGAAGAGATACGCAAGGTTATTGAATACCGCATGGCCAGCAACGGCAAGTTCCTGTACGCCCAGGTAGAGCCCGATGCCGAACGATTGATACAGCTATTGAAAGATACCCTGCCCGGCGCACTGATTGAATTTGGCGGCGAATACCGCCGTAGATGCGAGATCATAACCGAATTAATAATTGTAGTGGGTAGCCGTGATAAGGATATCCTGGAAGAAACGCTGATGACCCAGGACATCATAAAAAATATTAAACCTAATCACGACCATCTTGAAGGCGAACTGGAAAGCGGTTTAATTGTCGATCTTATTTGTTGTGCCAAGGTTGATTTCCACATGACTTTGTTTAACAATACCGGTACCGATAAACATGTGGAAACGGTTTTAGCCCGTACAACTACTATTGTAGATATACCCGAACATGAGCAGATGATCTACCAAAAAGCTGGTTTACAATATATGCCGCCCGAACTTAGGGAGGATGACCGGTTTATAGATTTAGCCCATCACAACAAGCTACCCGAACTAATTACTATTTACGACCTTAAAGGCACGTTGCACAACCACAGTACCTGGAGCGACGGGGTAAATACGCTTGAACAAATGGCTTTATATTGCCGCGACGAAATGAAGCTGGAATATCTGGGTATTTGCGATCATAGTAAAAGTGCGTTTTACGCCAAGGGGATGAGCATTGAAAGTGTGCTGCAACAGCATGAAGAAATTGACCATCTGAATAAAAAATTAACCGGCTTCCATATTTTTAAAGGGATAGAATCGGATATTTTAAACGATGGATCACTGGATTACCCTGATGAAATATTACAACGTTTTGATTTCATTGTGGCATCGGTACACTCAAACCTTAAAATGAGCGAGGAAAAAGCTACTGCCAGGTTAATAAAAGCTATTGAGAACCCATACACAACCATGCTTGGCCACCCAACCGGCAGGCTGCTGCTTAGTCGTACAGGATATGCTATTGATTATAAAAAGGTGATCGATGCCTGTGCAGCCAATGATGTGGCTATTGAGATCAACGCCAACCCTTTACGTTTAGACCTTGATTGGCGCTGGCAGCAGTACGCCTTAGAACAAGGTGTTTGGCTATCCATTAATCCCGATGCGCACCGTAACGAGGGTTTTCATGATATGAAATATGGTGTATTTGCCGGGCGTAAAGGTGGATTATCTAAAGACAGGTGTGTAAACGCGTTGACATTAAATGAGATCACGAGGTTTTTTAAAGATAAAAAGCCTAAGAAGTAA
- the ctlX gene encoding citrulline utilization hydrolase CtlX, producing the protein MHTPTTLLMIRPVSFGFNPQTAGSNAFQSRDAEQQQVQDKALLEFDGFVNTLRAHGVEVIVINDTPAPHTPDAIFPNNWISFHSTGDILLYPMQAENRRLERREDIINQLEDEFKVRHVIDLSRFEAENKFLEGTGSMVLNREDKLAYACLSPRTDIDVLNIFCEQTGYQPIVFHAYDQNNQPIYHTNVMMCIADRYVVICLDSITDAKEREAVVASFYQTNKSIFDITFDQMNHFAGNMLEVFNQNGESLLVMSASAYHSLSERQIATLQQFSRIVYADIPTIERNGGGSVRCMMAEVRLPVL; encoded by the coding sequence ATGCATACCCCCACCACCCTATTAATGATACGTCCTGTCAGCTTTGGTTTTAACCCCCAAACTGCCGGCAGCAACGCTTTCCAAAGCCGTGACGCCGAACAACAACAGGTACAGGATAAAGCATTGCTGGAGTTTGACGGCTTTGTAAACACCTTACGTGCCCATGGTGTGGAAGTTATTGTGATAAACGACACCCCGGCACCGCATACTCCGGATGCTATTTTCCCAAACAACTGGATAAGCTTCCACTCAACCGGGGACATATTGCTATACCCCATGCAGGCTGAAAACCGCCGCCTGGAACGACGGGAAGATATTATTAATCAACTGGAAGATGAGTTTAAAGTAAGGCATGTTATAGACCTGAGCCGATTTGAAGCAGAAAATAAATTCCTGGAAGGCACGGGCAGCATGGTATTAAACCGCGAGGATAAACTGGCTTATGCCTGCCTTTCCCCGCGTACGGATATTGATGTGCTAAACATTTTTTGTGAGCAAACAGGTTACCAACCCATTGTTTTCCACGCATACGACCAAAACAACCAACCTATATACCATACTAACGTGATGATGTGCATAGCAGACCGTTACGTGGTTATTTGCCTGGACAGCATTACCGATGCCAAAGAACGCGAGGCGGTAGTAGCCTCTTTCTATCAAACCAATAAAAGTATTTTTGATATCACTTTCGATCAGATGAACCACTTTGCAGGGAACATGCTGGAAGTATTTAACCAAAATGGCGAAAGCTTGCTGGTGATGTCGGCCAGTGCCTATCATTCCTTATCTGAACGGCAAATTGCTACCCTGCAGCAATTCTCGCGTATTGTTTATGCGGATATACCAACTATTGAACGCAACGGTGGCGGCAGTGTAAGGTGTATGATGGCCGAGGTGAGGCTACCTGTTTTGTAA
- a CDS encoding aspartyl protease family protein produces MNKIGLLLFLLFTMGGRFQANAMRNPQPVHHVSFKNAIVAEPDPEPYGDFKTLIVPFKKAGNLIVIEAQIDSVYGNFILDTGAPCLVLNKTYFRDAPHIEDKDAGGINGLADRSFKTTIKHLSIFELNYDKLSADVCDLSGIENGRNIKILGLLGTRLFNKLAITVDVNQSVLYIHKLDDKGNIPEAERLFAVADVKTPFKLLNDVVYLRCAANDQKLWFAFDTGAESNLIDYSRNKKLVRGMRVISRAKLTGIGNSSFEVITAEFDKLVVGDHEFLKNKAVVTDLDKMGSAYGYSVDAMLGYDFYSRGIFTLNFVKKEFEMYIYNRDNIK; encoded by the coding sequence ATGAATAAAATTGGCCTATTACTATTCCTCCTGTTTACTATGGGGGGACGTTTTCAGGCCAATGCCATGCGTAATCCGCAGCCGGTTCATCATGTCAGTTTTAAAAACGCTATTGTTGCCGAACCCGATCCTGAACCTTACGGTGATTTTAAAACGCTGATAGTGCCGTTTAAAAAAGCGGGCAACCTGATTGTTATTGAAGCACAGATTGATTCGGTATATGGCAATTTTATACTGGATACCGGCGCTCCTTGCCTGGTATTGAACAAGACCTATTTTCGCGACGCGCCCCATATTGAAGATAAAGATGCCGGCGGCATTAACGGCCTGGCCGACCGTAGTTTTAAAACTACCATCAAACACCTGTCTATTTTTGAACTGAATTATGATAAACTCTCTGCCGATGTATGCGACCTGTCGGGCATTGAAAATGGGCGTAATATTAAGATATTGGGCTTATTAGGTACAAGGTTATTCAATAAACTGGCCATTACGGTTGATGTGAATCAAAGCGTGTTATACATCCACAAACTGGACGATAAAGGCAATATCCCTGAAGCGGAACGCCTGTTTGCGGTAGCTGATGTTAAAACCCCGTTTAAACTATTGAACGATGTGGTGTATCTGAGGTGTGCCGCCAACGATCAGAAACTTTGGTTTGCTTTTGATACCGGCGCTGAAAGCAACTTGATAGATTACAGCCGGAACAAAAAACTGGTACGCGGCATGCGGGTAATTAGTCGTGCTAAGCTTACCGGTATAGGCAATAGCAGCTTTGAAGTAATTACGGCCGAGTTTGATAAACTGGTGGTAGGCGACCACGAATTCCTTAAAAACAAAGCGGTGGTTACCGATCTTGATAAGATGGGGTCGGCTTATGGTTATTCGGTTGATGCTATGTTAGGGTATGATTTTTACTCACGCGGGATATTTACGCTCAATTTCGTTAAAAAGGAGTTTGAAATGTACATTTACAATCGCGATAATATTAAATGA
- a CDS encoding arginine decarboxylase, with translation MQSYQEFLDLSVGFPQDGFEIIEDELYFHDLNLMEMIETYGTPLRFTYLPIISKKIQQAKLLFQQAIVKNNYRGSYKYCYCTKSSHFKHIVEEALKNEIHLETSSAFDMPMIDALEKKGALSKDMTVICNGFKTYQYKQYIIDMLHDGFKNIIPVLDNKEEFNLYDDEIEMDTPCNLGIRIAAEEQPDSQFYTSRLGIRMEDVIDFYHNKIEDNPNFQVKLLHFFINSGISDTPYYWNELEKYVTLYCKFKKVNPHLDTLDIGGGMPFKDSLVFDFDYEYMINEIVSRIKEICAEHDTIEPDIITEFGKYTVAEASGILYKVLGRKQQNDRERWLMLDGSFITNLPDVWALNQKYILLPVNNWDSEYERVNLGGITCDGQDYYNQEAHMNSVFMPKTRKVQYLGFFNTGAYQEVLSGYGGIHHCLLPSPKHVIIRRNRDETFNFEVFGEEQNSKQVLKILGYTT, from the coding sequence ATGCAGAGTTACCAGGAGTTTCTTGATCTTAGTGTTGGCTTTCCGCAGGATGGCTTCGAGATCATTGAAGATGAATTATATTTTCATGACCTGAATTTAATGGAGATGATAGAAACGTATGGTACACCATTGCGCTTCACTTATCTGCCCATTATTTCTAAAAAAATACAGCAGGCCAAATTGTTGTTCCAGCAGGCTATTGTTAAAAACAACTACCGTGGCAGTTATAAATATTGCTATTGCACCAAAAGCTCGCACTTTAAGCATATTGTTGAAGAGGCGCTGAAAAACGAGATCCACCTGGAAACATCGTCGGCCTTTGATATGCCTATGATTGACGCGCTGGAGAAAAAAGGTGCTTTAAGCAAGGACATGACGGTGATATGCAATGGTTTTAAAACTTACCAGTACAAGCAATATATTATTGATATGCTGCACGATGGTTTTAAAAACATCATCCCCGTGTTGGATAACAAAGAGGAATTTAACTTGTACGATGACGAGATAGAGATGGATACCCCATGTAACCTGGGTATCCGTATAGCGGCTGAAGAGCAGCCTGATTCGCAGTTCTATACTTCGCGTTTAGGTATTCGTATGGAAGATGTTATCGATTTTTATCACAATAAAATTGAAGACAACCCCAACTTCCAGGTAAAACTGCTGCATTTCTTTATTAATTCGGGTATTTCTGATACACCATATTACTGGAACGAGTTAGAGAAATATGTAACGCTCTACTGCAAGTTTAAAAAGGTAAACCCGCATTTAGACACGCTGGATATAGGCGGCGGTATGCCGTTTAAAGATTCGCTGGTGTTTGATTTTGATTACGAGTATATGATCAACGAGATTGTTAGCCGTATTAAAGAGATCTGTGCTGAGCATGATACCATTGAGCCGGATATTATTACCGAGTTTGGCAAATATACCGTAGCCGAAGCATCGGGCATATTATACAAAGTATTGGGCCGCAAGCAACAAAACGACCGCGAGCGCTGGCTAATGCTGGACGGATCGTTCATCACCAACCTGCCCGACGTTTGGGCGTTGAACCAAAAATACATTTTGCTGCCGGTTAACAACTGGGACAGCGAGTACGAACGCGTCAACCTTGGCGGCATCACTTGCGATGGGCAAGACTATTACAACCAGGAAGCGCATATGAACAGTGTATTTATGCCTAAAACCCGCAAGGTGCAATACTTAGGCTTTTTTAATACCGGCGCCTATCAGGAAGTTTTAAGCGGTTACGGGGGCATACATCACTGTCTGCTGCCATCGCCAAAGCATGTCATCATCCGCCGCAACCGCGATGAAACATTTAACTTCGAGGTTTTTGGCGAAGAGCAAAACAGCAAGCAAGTGCTGAAAATTTTAGGCTACACTACCTAA
- a CDS encoding PhzF family phenazine biosynthesis protein, producing MNIPIYQADAFTDTLFGGNPAAICPLTEWLPDATMQQIAVENNLAETAFFVKIDNGYKLRWFTPEYEIDLCGHATLAAAHILFTQLDYAEDTIHFETVKAGVLTVTKNGDKYTLDFPSRPPEPATMPPGLTEALGMKEPLEFLKSRDYILVYDNEDDILACKPDFALLGKFDVVGIIITSRGKEVDFVSRFFAPSAGIPEDPVTGSAHCNLIPYWASKLGKNKLHAYQQSARKGELWCELKGDRVLMSGKAVTYLKGEIFI from the coding sequence ATGAATATCCCAATTTACCAGGCCGACGCCTTTACTGATACCCTGTTTGGCGGCAACCCCGCCGCTATTTGTCCGCTGACTGAATGGCTCCCTGATGCTACCATGCAACAGATAGCTGTAGAGAACAACCTGGCCGAAACCGCCTTTTTTGTAAAGATCGATAACGGCTATAAACTGCGCTGGTTTACACCCGAATATGAGATTGACCTGTGCGGCCATGCTACCCTGGCTGCTGCGCATATCCTGTTCACCCAATTGGATTATGCGGAAGACACTATTCATTTTGAAACTGTAAAGGCCGGCGTGCTGACCGTAACCAAAAACGGCGATAAATACACGTTGGATTTTCCATCGCGCCCGCCTGAGCCAGCCACTATGCCACCTGGCTTAACTGAAGCACTGGGCATGAAAGAACCGCTGGAATTCCTGAAATCGCGCGATTATATACTGGTTTATGATAACGAGGATGACATACTTGCCTGCAAGCCTGATTTTGCCTTACTGGGCAAGTTTGATGTGGTCGGCATCATTATCACATCGCGGGGCAAGGAAGTGGATTTCGTTTCCCGTTTCTTCGCGCCATCGGCGGGGATACCTGAAGACCCGGTTACCGGCTCGGCACATTGCAACCTCATCCCTTACTGGGCCAGTAAACTGGGCAAAAATAAGTTACACGCCTACCAGCAATCGGCCCGCAAAGGCGAACTTTGGTGCGAACTAAAGGGCGACCGGGTACTGATGAGCGGCAAAGCGGTGACTTATCTTAAAGGAGAAATATTTATTTAG